The window GTTCTCATCGCCAGACTTTTCAGCGGCTTCACTGAGAAGCTGCGCACATGTCGAGATAGCATACAACGATTCAGCGGCACTCTTGTGGGTACTATTCACAGTGCGCACCTTCTCGTATTCCTCAATCGCTTTCTCAAACTGTTGCGCGGCGTAGTAAGATTCGCCGACATGATACTGCCAGAAAGCGGCATCGTTCGCACTCGGATAACGGCGTACCATATCACGGAAGACATCGCCAGCGGCAATGAAGAAGTTTACCGCTTTTTCAGACATCTCGCCGTCCATACCGACTTGCATCCGTCCGAGTTCAAAGTTCGCAGCGGCAGTGTAATTCAGTGCGGTTTCCGTGTTCTTACGGAGTGCGTCCGATTTTGGGAAGAGTCCTTTATCGACGTAACTCACGAACGTCGTGAGCGGTTGAAGTGCACTCGTCAGATCTTGTGGCAGTTTCACGCCAATACCGACAGAATAGTAAATCTGACCGGATTGGAACAGTGAATTCTGAACATACGGGATGACCGTCTGTTTGTCCGCCTTTTCAACCGGCGCTGCGATCGAGGAAACTTCAAAGAAGGTGCTTGCGGCGTTGCGACTTGCATCGATGTAGGGTTTCAGGTCTGTGCCTGCCTCTGTAGAGAAGAGGGAGCGCGCTTTGTCGGAATAGAGGAAACCGAGGTTGTATTGCGCAGCGGCTTTCTCTGCCACACTCGCGTTCAGATTTCCTTTCGTCCGATCAAGGGCTTCAACCGCTTCGGTGATTGCTTCATCCAAACGTCCCAATTCCACGTAGAGTGTCGAACGGCGGATACCCGCATCTGCCACCATTGAGGCGACATTCGTGTTGTCCGAACCGCTATATTCTCCGATAAGGGTTTGGAAGGTTTCCAATGCCTTAGACGGCTGTTTCAACTGGTCTTGATAAATCAAGCCTATCCGATAGTGGGATTGCGCTTTGACGAGATCGTTTTCTACTAACTCAATGGCGTTCTGATAACTCATCAATGCGTCCTGATAAGTTTTCAGTTGTTCCTCTTGGGCAAATGCCATTGCGAAGTAGGAACGTCCCTTCATGTCTGCCTCTTGGGTGTTCTCAATAATGTACTGATACTCTTGCACCGCTGCGGCGTGGTCACCGAGGGTTCCGTTGAGTTCAGCAAGACGGGAGTGTGCTTGGAAGATAAGCGACTTGCGTGCCTCGTCTTCGGTCTGACCCTCTAATGCTGTAACCGCTTTGAATGCGTCTGCAGCACCTTTGTTGTCTTCGAGTCCGAGCAACGCTAAACCGGCAGTGTAGTTAGCACTGATGAGGTTATTCGCATCCTCTGTCAGTGTCGATACTTTTTCCGCGGCACTTACAGCGTTCTGGAGACTCAACTGCTTGCTGCCTGCATCCGTCGCGGATTGCGCGATCTGATAATGACAGACTGCTGCTTGATACTGTGCGTTCGGTGCAAGTTCACTCTTCGGGAAAGTTTGCACGAAGAAGAGATACTCCGCCAGTGCTTCATCATAGCGTTTCGCACTGTAATAAGTATGTCCGATCTTCAGTTGTGAACGGCTGCGCGCCTCTTCCGGGGCACCTGTGTTATCAACAATTCGCTTCAGTGAAGCCACGAGTGCATCGATATCCACCTCTTCACCGGTGTTTTCAATGGCGGTGGCTTTAATCAAGTCGATATGCCCGAGTGTCTTGAGAACGAGATCATTGTCACTGGAGGCATATTTATCGTTTGCTTCGTCAGCGAGTTGCAAGATGAGGGGCCATTTTTCCGCAGCGTCCTGCTTTTGTGCAGCATCGCGATAGGCAAGTGCCAAGCCGTAATACGCTTCAACAGCGTTCGGGCTATCGGCATAGTCGGAAATTACGCGTTTGAACGCCGTTTCGGAGGATTCCAAGAGTGCCGGATTTTCAGAAGCGGCTTGGTAGTAGCAAAGCCCGACGAGGTAGAGCGCATCGTCTGCGTATTCACCCGTCGGATTCCCATCGACCACAGCTTGATACTGGGTGGCAGCTTCTTCAAACCGTTCCTCTGCACGGAGCAGGTCAGCGAGTTTAATCTCTGCCAACGAACGGTTATCAGCATCGGCAAGCTTGTCTAAAATGCTGTTGTAGTAGTCAATCGCTGCCTCTTGATCGCCTTCCTTGACATGGCTATTGGCAACAAGAAGGAGTGCGCGTTCGTAGTATTCACTTGTGTCAGGAATAGATGCGTAGCGGTCGCGTGCTTGCGTCCAGTCACCGAGCATTTCGTGGGAAAGTGCTTCGTTCATGATACACGCTTCGACCTGAGCGACACGCTCACTGAAGTCATCGTAGCGTTCCTGGGCAACCCCTGGGAGGAATGCATCGTCAGTAAACATGGTGATCGCTTCCTGATACGCCGAAACAGACTTCCCGAGGTACTCCATATTGAAGTTCTCGCCAGCGTCGCCTTCCTGATAGCCTTCAGGTTTCGCGGCTTCGTAGTAGGAACGTCCTTCAAAGAATTTACCCATCAACTTGACGAGATGGAACTTCGGTAATGGACGGTAATCCCACAATTTCGCGTATTCTTCAGCCGCTTCAACGAACTGTTTGAATTCAGTCCGCTTGATGTCAGCGAAACGGAGTTGAACCTCAGCGGCGAGGATGTCGAACTCGTTATCGTTTTTGTTCTTCTCAATAAACTCGCGTGCAATTGATTCCAACTCGTCTTTGCGTCCGAGATCATTGAGTGCCCAAATTGCGCCGTAGAGCGCGTGCGGAGCAACGGGATCCTGCGGATAGTTGTCAACCGTTTTTTGATACCATTGCAGTCCGAGCTCAAGCGTTGCCATTCCGGTGTCAGTGTCCCCAGCCTTTACCTGATCGCTACCGAGTTTGTAGTAGGCTTCACCGATCTGGTAGGAGCAGTAGGGAATAAAATCAGTCGCTTCTTCGTGTTCGTTGATAACACGTTGGTACGCTACTGTCGCCTCACTCCAATTCTCTAAGCGGAAATGACTATCGGCGATACCGAGTTTCGCTTCAGCGATAAAGTCGCTCTCCGGGTATCCTTCAAGGAGCGTGTTATAGGCGACAATGGCGTTTTCATAGTCCCCTTGATCGAAATAAGTACGTCCGATGGCAGACTGAATTTCTGATTGCAGTGTGCGGTCTGCGGTGTTTTGGAGTGCCAACTCGTAGTTCACGCGTGCGTTGTCATAGTCCTTCTGACGGGCGTAAATCGCGCCTTGGTCGAAGTATGCCGCTGTGACGTATTGGCTTTCCGGGAACTGCGTGATGAAGTTGGTATACCGACCGATTGATTCATCATCCCTACCGAGTTGGTTCAAGCTATAAGCGGCTTTATACATCGCTTCGGCTTGCAGATCCGCGTAGTTCTTGAACTCCTCTGTAGCGATTTTATCGAATTCCTGATACGCCTGCTCGTAGTTGGATTCGTTGAGGAACGATTGCGCGATCAGGTGCTGTGCATCATCTTTAAAATCGGAATTTGGGAAACCATCGAGCACAGCTTTAAATGCCTGTCGGGAGTCCTCGTAGTTCTGCAGTTTATAGTTCAGCTGCCCGATAGCATACCAAGCGTTTTCGACGAAAAGGCTGTTCGGGAAGTTCTCAATAAGTTGTGTGAACTTCGGTTCCGCCAATTCAAACTGCTCTGTCCGATAGAGGATGTGTCCCCAAAGGTAGGTTAATCCCTCTTGGTGTTTCGGAATGGTTGCCGTCGGAGCAACCTTTTCAATGTACTCAGTCGCAGTGTCGTAGTGGTTCAGATCACCTGACTGTTCAGCGAGACGCGAGTAGCTGACTGCGATCTTATAATTGGCGAGGGTCGGGAAATCCTTGTCAATAACTTCGGTTTTCACGCCGCGCTTTGTTGATTCTTCGAGTGCCTCAGCATACTTGTCAATTGCGCCTTCATAATCCGCCTGTCCATACAGATCTTCAGCGGATTGGAAGAGTTGTTCCACCTTCTTCGAGCTACCCATCATAAAAGGTGAAAGGAGTGCAACTATTAAGGCGAGACCACCAATAATGCCCAAAATCCTTGGGTTCATTCGTATTCTCCTTGTTTACGTCGTGCACGCTAAAAACGCGCCCACGAGATTAAATGCTAAACTAACTTCAAACACTTTTCAATCTGTAATAGCAAAAAAGCAAATTTGTATAAATTCTACACAGGTGCCACCCCTACGGGGTTGTGTTGTGTGTTCTACGTTCTTCTACATAGATGTCGCCCCTATGGGGCTTCTGGCAACTGATAACTGACCGCTAATACCTACAACTCTCTGGAATCGTAGACTTCTGAAATAGACAATGTTTCCAATGGTACATCCAACAATTTCTGTGAAAAGCCTTTAAATCTGCTCCACTTTCGTTCATACTGTTGGAGTGCGTGCTGTCCTGCATCCATACCCTGCAGCAAGAGCAGTGTGTACCTGCTTTCGGTTAATACATCGCGACCCGTGAGACGTGCCCAGAACGCACCCTGTGCCGGAATTTCGGCATAGGCGAGCAATTCCGAGTCTATGTCTAACGCGACATTCGGGACTGTATCAGAATCGTTCTCTTGAAGTGCGGTGTAGATATATCCCTCTGTCATCGGTTCATCGGTGAATAGCCAGACATCGGAACCTGAATCAATAGCAGGCGTCTCTGTGGGACGCCCACTACTAACATTTCGACGAATGCCAGCCGGTTGGGTGCCGGTTTCCGTATCCTGTTTGATAGCGAGTGCCGCGGTAGGTTGAACTGAAGTAGCGGAATCGGCAGAGAAGAACCGAATTTTCGCCGCTGCATACAGGCGACCCAGCACATGGCTACCGTCATCGTGTGTCGAGACTTGGATAAGCATAAGCGGCGCAACAACTAACATCGTCAGCGTTAATCCGAAAATGTAATACGGGAAAGCGTGTTGTCTGATGGAGAGAAACCCACCCAAACGGGAATGATCAATACCTCTATGGAGTCGGGTGAGTAGATGCCATCCAAGACGCGTAGCAACTGCAAAGAGCCGTTGATGGAAGGCAGTTGGCGCACTCTGTTCAATACGGTGTTGAAGTCGCGTTGCAAATCGGGCGTAATAGGCATCGGATGCCTCCGGTTCAACGTAAAAGTTTTCGAGGAGGTGGTTCGTTTTCTTCAGGTCTACGACTTCTCGTTTGCACGATTCACAGGAGCGGAGATGCAATGCGACTACGCTGTTCTGCTGTTCGGAAAGCGTCCCATCTATATAGTCAGATAAAAGGCGTTCTATTTTGTCACACTTCGATCTCATTGATATTCTCCTCGAGATTGTGTGTTTCATACGTCTGTAACCCACGACACTTAACTAATTTCGGTTACCAAGATTTTCCTTTGGATCGAAACCTAAATGTTACTCGCATCTACGTAGGGTTTGAGCAAAGTTCGGAGTTTTTTGCGTGCATAGTGCAAGCGGGAGCGGACTGTGCCTTCGGAGCAATTGAGGATTGAAGCGATCTCCGCGTGCGTTAACCCTTCAAATTCATGAAGAATAACGACTGTCCGATGTTTCAGTGAGAGACTATTGACTGCCTTTGTGACATGGTGTCGCAGTTCCGCTTTTTCAGCATAGGCATGTGGGTCATTGGCGATCTGGGCGCGGTATCGCGTGACCGCCTCATATTCCGATTCCGATGCTGTTTCAAGTGTAGACGCTCGCTGCCGCTCTCTACGTTTGACAAAGTTCAGTGCTTCATTGACCGCTATTCGGTAGAGCCATGTCTCAAAAGCCGCATCCTTCCGAAACGTCCGGATTGAGCGGTACACCTTAATAAAGGTCTCTTGCATGACATCGTCGGCATCCGTGTGGTTTTTGGTGATCTGCATCGCGAGACGGTAGACCATCCGCTTATATTTTTCCACCAACGGTGCCAATGCTGTCTCGTCGCCTTCACAAAGATCGGCAATGAGCAAGGCTTCAGTTCTTTCCACCGAACTTTCTCCTTTAGGTTTCTAACGGATTAATGGGTTAGACAACGCCTTTTTGAAAACCGTTCAAAAATTTTTGGTTATGAGTTATCGTTTATCTGTTTTCAGATGTATTATAGCATTATTTGAAAAATTGTATAAAGAAAAATTTGGCTATTGGGGCGTTCGCTACGCTCACTGGTAGCGGTTAGGGCGTTCGCTACGCTCACTTTTAGGTGTTAGGTGTTAGGTGTTAGGTGTTAGGGCGTTCGCTACGCTCACTTTTAGGTGTTAGGTGTCTCTTTGCTACTTGCTAACCGCTAAAAGGGTTTAAAAGGGTTTCTACGAAATCCGCCCTAATCGCTAATTACTGATTGCTAAAAGGGTTTCTACGAAACCCGCCCTAATCGCTAATTACTAATTGCTAATTAGTTCTGATGTTTTTTTGTAAGTTGATTAACATCTTTTTTATGTAAATGACCACATCCACTAACTCGGTATATTGATCGACATTGATATATTTGAGGTCATGGGCAAGAAGGATGAGATACTCTGTTTCACTTGCTGAACCCATTGCTATCTGAAGGAAACGGGCGAAGTCAGCAGGACTCTTTCTTCCGCAACCTTCGGCGATGTTTGTTGGAATCGAAGCACAAGCGCGGCGAATTTGACTTGTGAGTCCATATATTTCTTCACGAGGAAATTGGGCGGTTAGTTCGTATATCCTCAAAGTTAAACCATGAGATTTTTCCCACACCTGCAACCTTCTGAAGTCTCTCATATTTATTTGTAAATGATTTTCGGTTAATAGTGGTTAGTAATTTGGGTGGTAATACTCCGTTCACTTTTAGCCGTGAGCCGAATCGCTAAAAGCATTCCGAAGGAATGCGCCCTAACCGCTAATTGCCAAACATAGAAAAAAAGGGCAACGTATTGAAAATACGCCGCCCTCTTTGTCGAAATAGCCTCAATTTTACTCTTTACCCTTGGTTACAAAGGTTACACTGACATCAGTCGAATTGCCAGCGGCATCTGAGACTTTACCTGCGATAACATAGGTCGTCTCGTTGCCAATCTCTTTACCTTTGACAAGTTCGAGCGTCGCTTTGTTGCCTTCAACTTTGCCAAGCCAACCGACATCGTCGCCGGCTTCGGTCTGCAGCGCGACGTTACCAGAAACGTCTTCACTGAACTCAAGTTCGATCGCCGCGGCACTGTTAATAGCTTCGGGATCGACATCCTTGTCACCATCAGAGACGGTGCCGCCAGTGACTGTCGGCGGATCGGTATCCGGTGCTGTGACCGTATAGTTCAATGCTTGGGTGCCATCAGCCCACGTGATCGTCAATGCGAGCGGACCAGGGGTGAAGGGACCTGTAATCGTCGCTGATTTACCTGCGACTGTGACAGTACCGGCACTTACCGTGACATCCGCGGGTGCGTTGTCAAAGGTAACCGTAATACTTCCATTCGCCGCAATTTCGCCACCCGGCGGGGTTGCGCTTACGAAGTTCGCTGGTGCAGCTTCTTCTTCTGTTTCATCATCGCCACCACAGCCGACTATCAGTGACATGGCGAATAAGCCAGCCAGCAATAAAGCGAAGGTTCTAAACAATTTTGTCATTAGAGTTAACTCCTTAAATTGTAAAGTTTATCAAAATACACCCTTTCAGTAGGGCGTCCTAAAACTTTCGGTCCTTTCCCATAGACACTCACGAGAGCACTTGGGAAAGTCGGTTTCGGTTACGCTGCTGATTGTACAATTCAGCAATGCCCTTGAAACCTATGATCATATTCTCGTTAAGTCAAGTAACGTAGGGCTATTTCGTTTGTTGTTCTCTCCGCAATGCGTAAAGAACAAACCAACACGTTGAGAACAGAATTTCGCGGGGGCAGTTCACAGAGTAAAACACCATTGGATTGTTGCACCCCTCGCCCGAAAGTCAATATCTAAACGAGTACCTTAAAGTTTAGCAAAAATTGCAAACTTTGTAAAGGTAAAAATTACGGATTTGCCCAAAATTATATGAAAATTAGTCTCTTTTGTCAAGAGAAAACTTCATTTTTACGTAAATTTACCATAAATTTTAACGTTGTCAAGAAAAAATTTGGTACATGTACTCGTAAAATCAAGTTTAAGGACATTATATAGTATATCACAGATTGAAAAAAAAAGCAAGATTTTTTAATAGCAGTTAGCGGTTAGCAAGTAGCAAAGAGGCACCTAACACCTACCAGTGANNNNNNNNNNNNNNNNNNNNNNNNNNNNNNNNNNNNNNNNNNNNNNNNNNNNNNNNNNNNNNNNNNNNNNNNNNNNNNNNNNNNNNNNNNNNNNNNNNNNNNNNNNNNNNNNNNNNNNNNNNNNNNNNNNNNNNNNNNNNNNNNNNNNNNNNNNNNNNNNNNNNNNNNNNNNNNNNNNNNNNNNNNNNNNNNNNNNNNNNNNNNNNNNNNNNNNNNNNNNNNNNNNNNNNNNNNNNNNNNNNNNNNNNNNNNNNNNNNNNNNNNNNNNNNNNNNNNNNNNNNNNNNNNNNNNNNNNNNNNNNNNNNNNNNNNNNNNNNNNNNNNNNNNNNNNNNNNNNNNNNNNNNNNNNNNNNNNNNNNNNNNNNNNNNNNNNNNNNNNNNNNCAGTGAGCGTAGCGAACGCCCTAACACCTAATTGCTACTCCTCAAACAATCCCATCTGTTCGCTCGTTGCGCCGCTCGCATACGTTTCAAGCCGTTCTGGATGCGTGAGCACATCAATCACTTTGTCTACCTCGGTCGGTGCGAAAGGGAACGCACCCGTCCGTATCAACTCTTGTGGTCCCTCACGTTGCGTGTGCGTTGTATCCCAGCGACATGCGAGCACCGATCTATCCTGACGTTGCGCATACCGTGCTGTATGCATCGCACCGCCGGTCTTTCGCGCCTCAATCACAATGGTTGCTAGAGAAAGCCCGCTGATAATGCGGTTTCTCTGCACAAGGTTGCCCGGGGACGGGGTGGTCGGGAATGGGTGTTCTGAAAACAGACAGCCATGCTCATAAATTTTCACAGCGAGTGGATTGTTCCGCCCCGGATAGATAGCAGACAAATCCGTTCCCACAACGCCAATCGTTTTTCCCATACCCGCGAGCGCACCAGAGTGTGCATACGTATCGATACCCGTTGCCAATCCACTGACAACCGTGAATCCGGCGAGAGCGAGTTGCGTTGCCAGTGAAAGCGTCAGTTCAATTCCCTCTATGCTCGGGTTCTGACTCCCCACAATTGAGACACACCGATCGCCGATGTCCGTTAACGTGCCGACGCTACAGAGAATTCCCGGGGCATCGGGTAAATTTTTGAGGGGTGCCGGATACTCTGGATCTTCAAGACACGTTACTCTGACATCCTGGTCTTTGAGGGCATTGAGTCTCTCACGAAAGGTCGGAAAGTTACCGGAGACTGTGAGTATGCGAGATGCGAGAACGGGGTTGAAGGAGGGTAATCGTGCAATTTCTGGGAGTTCCGCTTCAAAAATTGCCTGCGCACTGCCGAAACGTGCTATCAACCGTCTAATCCGCACGCTACCGAGTCCCTCAACGGAGGCAAGTGCCAGCCAGTATTCAAGAGCGGTGTTCTTTTTTTCCGAATGTGTCATATCCATTTGCATTTCGAGAACGTATTTCCTGTATACCTTAATATATAAGGAAGTATAGCATAGTATGAGGATGGATGTCAAATCTGTTAGGACCATAGGTGTCAATTTTAAAAAATCGCATCGCAGCAGCATTGCTGATCGCTGGCTGCCGCAAAAACAAATTGACACCTCTTTCTAATCAAGGTATACTTTAAGTGCAGACAATCGAATGAGGAGAGAAAAATGCAAAATACTCCCATACGCCTGCTCTCGGCAAATGGGCTTAGCCGGCATTATGGTGGGGTCATCGCGTTGTCCGAAGTGACAATGGCTGTACACCCCGGACAAATCTTCAGCTTAATTGGACCCAACGGTGCGGGGAAAACGACACTCTTCAACTGTGTCACGGGTTTGGATAAACCAACGTTTGGCAACGTTGATTTCTTGGGAGAATCCATTACGGGACTCCGTCCAGACCAAGTCACAAAACTCGGCATCGGCAGGACCTTTCAGAACATACGACTCTTCGCAGAACTCACAGTTCTTGATAACGTTAAAATCGGTAGGCATCCCCGCACGAACAGCACGTTTGTTGGGGCAGTCTTCCGCACAAATTGGGAAAAAAATGAGGAAGCGGAGATCGCCGAACGCGCACGCGATATGCTTGAATTTGTCGGATTAGGTGACATCAGCGACCAGACAGCAGGAAACCTCTCCTACGGCGACCAACGACGTGTCGAAATCGCCAGAGCTTTGGCGACTGAACCGAGACTCCTTCTCCTCGACGAACCCGCCGCCGGAATGAACCCTCAAGAGACACAGGAACTTATCGACCTTATCTACGCGATACGAGAGCGGGGTGTCACCGTGCTTCTCATCGAACACGACGTAAAACTGGTGATGCAAATCTCCGATTGGGTTACCGTGTTAGACCACGGTGAAAAAATCAGCGAAGGGATACCCTCGGACGTACAGAACGACGAACGCGTCATTGAGGCATATTTAGGAACAGCGGAAGAATAGTTATCGGCAGCCGACAACCACTTAGGAATAACAATGCTTGAACTTCGAAACATTCATACCTATTACGGAAATATACGCGCCGTTCGAGGCATCTCTATCTCTATCAATGAGACGGAAATGGTCTGTTTGATCGGTGCCAACGGTGCCGGAAAATCGACAACACTCATGACAACATCCGGGATACACACCCCTGTTGAAGGCAGTGTGCATTTTGATGGCAACGACATCACAACAACATCCGCAGAAGAACGCGTCCCCCTTGGTATCTCACAGGTCCCGGAGGGACGGCTCATCTTTCCGGATATGAGCGTCCTTGAAAACCTCGAACTCGGTGCCTATTCACGGAGCGACAAAAGTGCCATCAAAGACGATTTAGACAGGATCTTTCAGTTCTTCCCTGTCCTACAGAATCGGCAGAAACAGCGTGGCGGCAGTCTCAGCGGTGGCGAACAACAGATGCTCGCAATCGGACGCGCCCTGATGTCCAAACCGAAGCTTCTTTTGTTAGATGAACCCTCCTTAGGACTTGCACCGCTGATCGTCAAACAGATTTTCGAGATCATCCAGCAGATTAACGCCGACGGCACAACCATCCTCCTTGTCGAGCAGAACGCGCAAATCGCACTGCAAGTGACCGATAGAGGCTACGTCATGGAGACGGGTGAAATTACAATTGAAGGCACCTCTGCCGATCTGTTAGCCGACGAACGCGTCCGCCAAGCTTACCTCGGAGAATAAAAATAGGTTTGACACCCAAGCCCAAATATGATTTACTATACGCGAAGGAGAGACACCATGAGACGATACATTTTACTCTCACTCCTCTTTTGTGGGATCGCTTCGCCTGCACTCGCTGCGTTGACAGATACTGACTTCGACAAGATCCGCTTAATCGTCAAAGAGGAAGTCAAGAAAAAGATTGAGAGTTCCGAGGCACGCATGAAAGACTATATCAATACCAAGATTGATGGCGTTGAGGGACGTCTGAATACCAAAATTGGTGCGGTTAATTCCAGAATTGATAGCGTTGAGAAACAGATGACGTTCCTCCTGAATGTCATCTATGGATTGATTGTCCTCATTATCGTAGCTATCGGGATCCCACAAGTTATCATAGGGTGGCGGAGCAGATGGGACAGCTCGCTTGAGAACCGGGTTGAAATACTTACACAGGAGATTGAGGCACTCAAACGACAACACATTGTCAAACCCTAAAAACAGATGTATCCAACAATTATTGATTTCGGTCCCGTCGGTATTCATTCTTACGGGTTGATGTTAGCCACGGCGTTTATTACAGTCGTCTTTGTGATACAATCCGAGTTGAAACGACGGGGTTTTGTTGCAGAACTCGCCTCGACGATCGTTATGGCTGCGGCGATCGGCGGCATTGTCGGTGCGAAAATCTATTCTGCGTTACTCGACGGCCAGATCACTTTCCGAGAACTCTTCTCAACGAGCGGGTTGGTCTGGTATGGCGGTTTTATCGGCGGGTGTCTCGCTGTTATTATCGTCGTCCTCCGCTCCCCGAACCCGTTTTTACCTACAATTGACATCGTCGGTTCGACAGTCATCCTTGGATACGGTATCGGTCGGATCGGGTGTTTACTTGCGGGTGATGGTGACTATGGGCCCCCGTCGGATCTACCCTGGGCGATGGCGTTCCCTAACGGGACTGTTCCAACCGATGTTCCTGTCCATCCGACGCCTATATACGAAACGCTCCTGTCATTCACATTTTTCGGTATTCTTTGGTCGCAACGCCGTAAACTTGAGGACGCGCCGGGTGCTCTGTTTGGTGCGAGTCTTGTCGCGTTGGGGGTAGAGCGGTTTATTGCCGAGTTTTGGCGGATTACGCCGCGCGTACTTGGGTGGATGTCAGCAGCACAAGTTTTC is drawn from Candidatus Poribacteria bacterium and contains these coding sequences:
- a CDS encoding prolipoprotein diacylglyceryl transferase — encoded protein: MYPTIIDFGPVGIHSYGLMLATAFITVVFVIQSELKRRGFVAELASTIVMAAAIGGIVGAKIYSALLDGQITFRELFSTSGLVWYGGFIGGCLAVIIVVLRSPNPFLPTIDIVGSTVILGYGIGRIGCLLAGDGDYGPPSDLPWAMAFPNGTVPTDVPVHPTPIYETLLSFTFFGILWSQRRKLEDAPGALFGASLVALGVERFIAEFWRITPRVLGWMSAAQVFSIVAFILGIVLILWMRNRPRMAEAEVNNLTNGTAEGEDRKSRQRNRRSRRRQRR